In Corynebacterium sp. P4-C1, the sequence GATGTGGTAGTTGAGTCGAAAGGTTACTGACGGTGGCCGCCCTTGTATCTCCCAGGGCCCACCATCAGAAAGCGTTACACCACACTAAGGGACGCAACCTGCAGTCCGCCTGACCACTGGAAATTTCGCCGTCAAGAATAAGCGCCAGCTTTCCGCCGGTGTCGAATTCGCCCCCACTTCCATGGGCCGAGGTGGCGCCGACGACCTCATCGCCGGACCAATGCGCATCGGCTCCCCCGGAGTGATCTCCGCGACCCGTGTCGCCGAGCAAGGACTCTTGGGAATGAACTTGCCGGTCCAGTACATGGAGTGGGCCGACCTCGGCTACGGCATCATCAACTACACCCGTGAGTCAGCAACGTTCGAGTACTGGTTCCAGAACAAATTCGATCCGTCGAGCCCGGATGTGCTCGCTCACCAGATGATCGCCTGGGCGAAGGAAGACACTTCTCACCATCCCTCGCTACCCGCACCAGATCGATGCGGTGACTTTTGCACGGGCTTCCGGTGAAGGCCACGTCGGGCATCCGCTCAGCGGCACCGGCCCCAGGCGTGAAATTACGGGCGCGCTAGCCCGGAGGCTCCCCCCGGAAAGGCGTGGCGGAACACTGTGCCCATGTGAGTAACTGCACAGATTCGCCCGTATTGGAAATTTCAAACTAAAGTTGGGTTTATTCCATTTTGAAAGGATTTTCCTATGCGAGCAGTTCGCTATCACGGACAGAAAGACATCCGTGTCGAAGAAATTGACGCTCCTGCTGCAGGCCCGGGCGAGGTCCTCATCGACATCGCATGGTGCGGCATCTGCGGCACCGATCTCCACGAGTACCTCGACGGCCCAATCTTCGTCCCGGATAAGGGAAACCCGCACCCGGTGACTGGCGAAGAAATGCCGGTCACGCTCGGCCACGAGTTTTCCGGCGTAGTTTCGGCCCTGGGCGAGGGTGTCGATGACCTCCAGGTGGGTCAGCACGTCGTCGTCGAGCCCTACGTTCTGCCTGACGACGTGGACCCGAAGAAACCGGGCCCCTACAACCTCCACCCCGACGTCAACTTCATCGGTCTGGCTGGTGGCGGCGGCGGCCTGTCGGAACAGGTCGCAGTGCAGCGACGCTGGGTGCACCCGATCGACAAAGGCATCCCGCTCGACGAGGCTGCGCTGATCGAACCGTTGTCCGTCGCCCACCACGCTTTCGTCGCCTCCTGTGCAAAGGAAGGTGACGTTGCACTGATCGGCGGCGCTGGCCCGATTGGTTTGCTCACCGCAGCAGTGGCCAAAGCCTACGGGTGCACCGTCGTGATCTCAGAACTCTCCGAGCTTCGGCGCCAAAAAGCGGTCGAAGCCGGCGTGGCCGACCACACAGTCGACCCGTCATCGCAGGACCTCAAGGAAGCGATCCAGAAAATCACCGACGGTAACGGGGCCGATGTCGCATTCGAGTGCACCTCCGTCAACGTCGTGCTTGATCAGCTCGTCGACTGCCTCAAGCTACAGGGCACCCTCGTCGTCGTGTCCATCTGGTCCAAAAAGGCCGAGCTCGACATCCATGCGCTGGTGATGAAGGAACTGACCCTGCGCGGCATCATCGGCTACGCCCACGACCACCCGGAGACCATCAAATTGCTCGAATCCGGCAAGGTCGATCTCAGGCCGTTCATTACCAGCAAGATCGGCTTCGACGGTGTGGTGGATGAAGGGTTCGACACCCTGATCAACCACAACGAGACTGCCGTGAAGATTCTGGTGTCGCCGGAGCTCTAGAACGGCAGCCGGCATCTCCGCCGCAGACAGAGGGACCCCCTACCCGGTTAAACACCGGGTAGGGGGTCCTAAGTTGGTAGCGGGGGCTGTGTCTGAAGTCATGACATAGTTGACACGGCGTGCCTGGGACATCATTCCTGATGGTTGACAGGTCAGTCGCGACATGGTTGACACTTAGGGGGCGGAAACATTCTGGGGTGATGGTTGACACCTCAGTCGCGACATCGTTGGCACCTTCCGCTACCCCCGCGCGTCTGGTGCCGATGCGGGGATCAGTCGGGACATCGTTGACAAATGAACAGCCCGAACCGCAACCTTGCCATCGTCAAAGCCGTCCGTGATCAAGGTGAACCAGTCATCAAAGTCGCCAAACGCTTCGGCATCTCCCGCCAGCGCGTCTACAAGATTCTTGCCGAGTTCGACGCCGGCGGCGCAGAGGCCATCGCCCCGAAATCCCGCGCACCGCACACCCACCCAAATGCCGTGCCGGACAGCTTGCGCAACTACATCATCGACATGCGCAAAGAACTCACCAAAGCAGGACTCGACGCAGGCCCAGACACCATCGCCTTCCACCTAGACAGGCAGGGGCTTCGCACCCCGTCAACATCAACGATCCGCCGCATCATCACTGACGCCGGACTCGTCGACCCGCAACCACAAAAGAAACCACGCAGCTCCTACATCAGGTTTGAAGCCGCCATGCCCAACGAATGCTGGCAAGCCGACATCACCTACCTCTTCCTCATCGACGGCAGACGCGTAGAAGTCCTCGACTTCATCGACGACCACTCCCGCTACCTGCTATCAATCACCGCCCGGCCAGCATTTACAGGCCCAGCAGTCGCAGCAGAACTCCAACGCCTCATCGACACCTACGGCCCACCGGCATCCACGCTCACTGACAACGGGCTGGTGTTCACCGCCCGGTTAGCCGGACGAAAAGGCGGCCGCAACGCTTTTGAGAAAGTCCTCACCGACAACTGCATCCAACAGAAAAACGGCCGGCCAGGACACCCACAAACTCAAGGCAAAATCGAACGCTTCCACCAAACACTCAAACGCTGGATCAACGCCCAACCACCCGCCGAAACCATCCCCCACCTTCAACGACAACTCAACGAATTCGCCGCCTACTACAACACCGAACGCCCCCACAGATCACTTGGGCGGCGCACCCCACAACAGGCATACACAACAGGACCCAAGGCCGAACCCAACCACACCCCCGAAGAAGAATGGCGCGTCCGCAACGATGTCGTCGCCCCCAGCGGCAAAGTCACCATCCGCTACGCCGGCAGGCTCTACAGCCTAGGAATCGGACGCGCCTACTACGGCGAAGAAGTCCTGATGGTCATCACCGACAACCACATCACAACATCACTAAAAGAAACCGGCGAACCCATCGCCGAGCACTACATCGACACATCCCGCAATTACCAAAAAGCCTACTGGCGAAAAGGCCAACCCCCACTGACCTGAAAACCAAAACCGGCGCCTTGGAAAAATAAAAACCAAGACACCGGTTTGTCCACCATGTCGCGACTGATCTGTCAACGATGTCGCGACTGAGGACATTGGTAGCGGGGGCTGGATTCGAACCAACGACCTCTGGGTTATCGGATTACATTCGAACCTAACTGGTGTTATTCGATTCTGACCATGCAGTTTAGGCGCGTTTTAGATCATTTAGAGCCATTTAGAAACATCCAGAATCATCCCTCTAGTGCACCATCTAGTGCACCACCCGCAAGCACTGACTGCATGGCCGAAACGTCGGTGAGGTCCGTGTAGTTTCGAGCGTTCATCACTTCGGTGTGCCCAAAGAAGGCGCTTCGGATCTCGGCGGGAACTCCGCGAGCGATTGCGCGGTTGTTGAGCACCGTGCGCCACGCGTGTGATCTCATGGAAGAAACGGCCGGGTCTTCGAGTTGGACGCCAATGTCTTTGTAAAGCGCCGCACACGCCTTGACTGTGTTATCCGTCCGCCAGTGCGAGTGCTTGCCCCCCGGTGCCGGAAGGAGCGGATCGCCGGGGCCGATTGTCTTGATTCGCTCTAGCCAGAATTTCTCGCACCGCGCATCAAGCATCGGTACGGTTCGCCCCCGGTGAGTCTTGGAGTGTTCTGCCTGCACCGTCACCGCGAGTGAGTCTTGCGTGACAGTCGCGTCCTCACGAGTGAGCGCAAGCGCTTCGCTAATACGCAGACCCGGACCTGACCCCCTGGTGGTGGACACGCTGAAACCAGCATGTCGCTGGGGAAGTGAGGTACCTTTCCACCATGCCACGCAAGACCTACACCGAGCGGTTCAAGCGTGACGCAGTCTCGTTGTACGAGTCGACTCCCGGAGCAACGATCAACGCGATCGCCTCCGATCTCGGGGTCAACCGCAACTCGCTGCGCAGCTGGCTCGATGCCTTCGGCACACGCACCAAAACCAATGCCAACGGTGAGAAAGTCGCCAGCCTCATCGCCGCGTCGGACTCCGCCACCGCTGCCTCAGGACTGTCGGACGCCGAGCGCATCCGCGTACTGGAACGCGAAAACGCCAAACTCCGCGAGGAACGAGAAATCCTTCGTAAGGCGGCCAAGTATTTCGCGGAAGAGACGAACTGGTGAACCGCTTCCGGTTCGTTGACGACCATCGAGACCTCTACGAGGTCAAGCGGTTATGCCAGGTCCTGAAAATCAATCGGTCCTCTTACTACGCCTGGAAATCAGCTGCCCCTGCCCGCCGGCAACGCCTCGTCGATGACGCGGTGCTGGGAGCGCAGATCAAGGCCACCTTCAACGCCGAGAACGGCTGCTACGGCGCGAAACGAGTGACTGCGGCGATCAACTCCGATCCCGTCAACGACCGGGGCAAGGGCGGCCGTCTCAATCACAAGCGCACCGCCCGGCTGATGCGGCAGATGGGCCTTTTTGGTTTCACCAGGAAACGCCGGGTGAAAACGACGACGTCGAGTAAACGGGCCCCGAGGTTTCCGGATCTGCTGCAACGCCGGTTCACTGCGGACAGGCCGAACGCGGTCTACGTCGGCGACATCACGTACCTGCCGATCGCGGACGGGTCGAATATGTACCTGGCCACGGTTATCGACTGCTATTCGCGGCAGTTGACGGGGTTTGCGATCGCTGATGTGAGGCAGTCTCCCTGAAGCGATTGGCTGCCTCATATTCTTGACCAAATGCTTCGTTATCCCCAGGCGGATCGTCCAGGATCGCGCGAATTTGATCCGTTCAACCCTTGCCAGGAACTCTCATCCTGTTCCGACCGGCTTTCGATCGTCCGAAAGGTCACGCCGGTGCCAAAGAACGACTGAAGCCCTCAGGGACGGCTATCGGTCAATTGAGGGAGATCCCCGCGTCGTTGAGCGCTGCCCGCCCGGCGGGAGTGAGACGCACGGCCCGGGTACGACCCCTGCGGGAAAGCCATTCCTTATCCAGCAGAGTCTTGCAGATTCCCGTGCCGAGAGGGCCGGCGAGGTGGAAGCGGCGTTCGGTGGAGTCCATGCACGACCTGCCCGTGTCGAGCATCTTCGGGGGCACACCCCACTGCATGAACAAGCGATGACCTTGATTAGTGACCTGACAGTGCGAGTCGATGAACTCGTGCTCTTCCAGTTGTTCAGCCAGGCGCACCCCGAGCTTACCGGCGAGGTGCTGATAACAGGTGCGGCCTTCACGTAGGTTCGCATTCGCCCGTGACGCGCTGAGGCTGTGAGGAGTGGGCAGGGGCGAGCGGGCGACCACGCCAAGGCTCTCGACCACTCGTGCGATGTCTTCCCCGGCCAGGCGAATGTAGCGGTGCCGGCCCTGCCGAATGTCGTGGACGAGACCGTGGGTGACGAGCACGTCAACATGCTCGCTCGCCGTCGACCGGGCCAGGCCCGCGTACCTGCCCAGTTCACCAACCGTCCAGGCCCGCCCGTCCATGAGCGCAGCACACATGGCCGCCCGCGACGAGTCAGCCAGAGCCGACGCGACTGTCGAGATATCCGGGACCGCTTCAGGAAACACGCGCGCAACCATGTCTCCAGTGTGCACCCGGAACTGTTCGGTGACGACCGAACAATCGCAGGCGTAGTTTGAACTCACCAGATTCATTGCATCAGGAGACGAAGGGAGCGATCGCGATGAACGGGGACCGCCAACGGCTACGCGGGCACTACGATGAGGACTTCTACAAGTGCACCTACTTCGGCCACCCGCCCGCCGAGGCTTCGCTGGAGTCTCGCGTATGACCGCGCATCGGCGCACGGCGCTGGTCGCGACCCTCCTCGGTTTCTTCATCGTCATGCTCGATACGACCATCGTCAATGTCGCCCTCGCCGAGATCGGCACTGACCTCGACATGACGGTGGGCTCACTGCAGTGGGTCGTCGACGCTTACACCCTCGTGTTCGCCGCGTTCCTTCTCACAGCTGGGGCCGCATGCGACCGTCTCGGGGCCCGCAGGGTTTACCTCGCTGGCCTGGTGGTCTTTGCTGTGCTCTCGGCCGTGTGCGCCCTCGCTCCCACAGGCGGGTTCCTCGTCGCTGGTCGCGCCGTCCAGGGCGTGGGCGCGGCAGCGATCGTGCCGGGCTCTCTGGCATTGCTGTCGGCTGTGTACGACGATCCGAAGGAACGAGCACGCGCCATCGGGCTGTGGGGCGGCGCAGGAGGTGTTGCCGCCGCGATCGGACCGGTCCTGGGCGGAGCGCTGGTGTCGACGATCGGGTGGCGGGCGGTGTTCTGGGTCAACCTCCCCATCGTCGCTATCGGCTGTCTGCTCACCTTGTGGGCAATTCCCGCGCTCACGGGCAGTCGCGCGAGACGGGTGGACCTACCCGGACAGGTGCTCTCCGTGCTCACGCTGGTGGCAGTAACCTATGCAGTCATCACCGCAGGCGAACACGGATGGTCACCCTGGCAGGTAGCCGTGCTGATCGCCGGGGGCGTCTTCCTCGCCCTGTTCATCATCGCAGAGCGACGACACCCGGACCCGATGCTGCCGATGGCCTTGTTCACTCGTGCCCGGTTCTCCGTGGCCGCAATGGTAGGGCTCGCGCTCAACATCAGCTTCTTCGGACAACTCTTCGTGCTCTCCCTCTTCTTCCAGCAGTACCTGGGATACGAGCCGTGGCTGGCAGGCCTCGCGCTGGCACCACAGGCGTGCAGCGCCGTGGTCGCGTCACCGCTGGGCGGCCGTGCCGTCGCCCGGTGGGGCGCGTTCCCCACCATGCTCACCGGCCTGGTAGTCGGCACGATCGGCTTCAGCAGCCTCGTGCTGCTCACCGCAGAAACCCCTTACGTGGTGGTCGCGGTGTTGACCTTCACGGCTGGATTCGGGATGGCCTTCGCGATGCCGGCCGCGACCTCGGCCGCAGTGGCCTCGGCCCCGCCGGAACATGTCGGCATCGCAGGAGGAGTCATCAATGCCGCCCGCCAGACCGGCAGCGTCGTCGGCGTCGCAGTCCTCGGCGAAATGGTCGCCAGTGGAGCGTTCCTCACAGGCTTCCACACAGCCGTCGCGGTCGCCGGTGGAGTCTTCGGTGCCGCAGCGCTCGTAGTTGCTGCCACCATCATCAGTCACCTACAGGAGCCAGTTACACCTGAAGTTTAGAATCATTGTGTGATGAAGCACCATCGGAGGAGGTCGAAGAAGCTGCTCTCCCCCCCAACTTTGCAACAGCACCTATACGAGCCAGGTGCGCGTCATGCGGGCAGCCCATTCAACAACGGCTGCACCAGTCAACGCTGCGTCGGTCGCGGCCTGTGTTTGTTTTGTACTCCATAGTCCATTAACTGCTAGCATCGCGGACATGGGTAGACCACGAACGTTTGACGAGGCGACGGTGCTGGATGCCGCGGCCGCGCAGTTCAGGGTGCGTGGATTCGCGGACACGTCGACTGAGCAGTTGTGCGCGGCGGCCGGGGTGCGGCGGAGCAGCCTGTACAACGCCTTCGACTCCAAGGATGAGCTGTTCGTTCGAGCACTGGAGCGCTATGTCGAGGTCACTGGTGAGAGTCAGGAGGCGGTGCTCGCCGATGCCGAACTGGATGGCTTCGCACGCGTGAGCGGTGTTCTGAATCTCATGATCGCCGAGGAGTACGAGGCGTCCACTGAAGGGCACGCGGCCGGGTGCATGGTCGTGACGACACGCATGACGCCGGACCGCGGCAGTCAGGACCCGCGCGTCGCCCGCATCCTCGACCGTGCACTGGGACGCCAGCTCGCGATGCTGGAGCACGCCGTCAGGGCCGGCAGGTTCGACGGCAGCCTCCGGCCGGACCTGGACGCTCGGGACACCGCACTGCTGGTCGTCACCCTGATCTCAGGGATTCGCGTCATGGCACAGGCCGGCTCCGCACCCGAGGAACTGCGGCGGATCGTCGCACTCGGCCTCAGTGCCCTGACACCTTGATACGCCACTACTGAGAAATCCGTGAGCTGTCGGGCTCACCTGCACCTTTATTTTGTACTAGAGAATCCAGATTGGAGACCGGGCAATGAAGAAATACCTGTACGTACTGATGCTCACGATCATGGTGGTGGTCATGAGCGAGTTCCAGACCGCGGGGATGATGCCGCAGATCGCCGCAGACCTGGGCGTCTCGACCGGCCAGGTCGGGACGGTGGTCACTTTGTACGCGCTCGGCATGGCGCTCGGAGGCCCGCTGCTGGTGTACCTCCTGCGGCATCGCCCACCCAAAGCCTCGCTGTTGATCGTCATCGGAACCTATGCCGCGCTGGAGGTCCTGGTCCCGCTGATCCACGAGTTCTGGTGGCTGGCACTGCTTCGCGTCCTGACCGGATGCCTCTCCGGCGCCGCCTATGGCATCGCCGTGTCCTACAGCGCCCGACTGGCCCCGAGTCCGGAGAAGATCGGCGAAGCAGTGTCCATCGTGCTCGGCGGCATCATGATCGGAACCGTCATCGGCCTGCCGCTGTCGCACTTCCTCGCGGCCCGCTGGGGCTGGCAGTCCAGCTTCTACATCCTAGGCATCGCGGCCTTCGCCGTGTTCCTCATCAGCCTGCTCACCCTGCCCGCCCCTGAAGCCGCCACCCAGGAAGCCGCCGCACAGGACCTGCGCAAGCTGCGCTCGCCGAAACTCTGGTCCAGATACCTGGTCAGCCTGCTGACCATCGGCGCAGCCTTTGCCGGCTTCTCCTACTTCACCCCGCTGCTGGAACAGAACGCCGGCTTCGCGACGAATACGACGACCCTGATCCTGCTCGCCTACGGGATCGTGTCCTTCATCGGCAACCTCATCGTCGGCAAGTTCGCCGACCAGCACGCCATCGGCATCCTGCGCATCGGACACACACTGCTATTCATCTCACTCGCGCTCCTTGGAGCCTTCAGCAACGCACAGCCGCTCGTGCTGGCCATGGTGCTCATCGTAGGCGTCGCCGGAGTGCCGATGAACCCCGCCCTGGTCGCCCGCGTCGCCGAAATCGGAGGAACCGGGAACATGGTCAGCACGGTGCACACCTCCCTCATTACCATGGGCGTCGCCCTGGGATCAGCAATCGGCGCGCTCGCCATCGGCCGAGCCGGTGACGATCCCTCCGCAGCCATGTGGATCGGAGCAGCCTTCGCCGTTCTCGCCACACTCACCCTCGCAACACAAGCACGAGGCAGAAGACAACCTCTTCGACCGCCCCATGCAACTGAAACAGTAGATTGTGTCTGATCTGCTGATCTGATCAGATCACATCTCCAATCGGCAGGCCCGTCGATCTCCTGGACCATCAAACAGACGTAGCTACTTTCGCATCCCAACGGCGTTCTCGTCTCCATGTAGCGCTGTGGAGGCGATGCACTCATTGCGGAAAGGGCAAGGCACGATGTTTGTCTACGGGCAACCGAACCCGGACGCGGTGATCGTCAACCGGGTCTTCGAGACGGCCTGAGAACGCCCACACGCAGCGGCCATCAGGGAATGAGAAACTGAGTCTTCGCTGCTCTCCCCCCAACTTTGCAACAGCACCTGAAATGGGGACCGACGGTCTCAAGGTCCGGGGCGACATTCGCAGGGGTCAGATCTTGTATTTCTGGGAGTCGTAACGGGTACCTGGTCTTGTAGGCCCAGGAGCTCCCACAGGTGGTCGACAACCTGCACTGGGCTCTTCCGGGGGCAAGGTTGGATGAATCGCTCTTCCGGGGGCAAGGTTGGATGAATCCCATCTCAGCGACACGGGAACTGTACGAATCGATGTATGGGTCGACCACGACCTCGGCGGATCTAGTATTTTGAAGAGAAAAATAACCCCGCAGGGAAACCTGCGGGGTGTTGTTGTAACTAGAACGGTGCTTGTTCAGCGTCTGCGAGCGCTGCGTTCGCCGCCTCGCCTCCGCGACGGGCTGCTCGGGCCGCGGACTCCTTCTTGGAATCAATCAACTGCACCGTGTCGATGCGTGCGACCAGCGGGTAGTGCTTCACACCGTCCTTGTCGGTGTAGACGTCGGTTTTCAGCGAGTAGCTCACCGCGACGCGATCGCCGGAGCCGATGCAGCCGAACACGCCGGGGTTCTTCGCGTCCTGGACGTAGCCGGTCAGCTCCACGATCTCGGACTCAACCTTGCCGGTGGCCTTGTTCTTGAAGGTGTTGCGCGCATAGACGCTGAGCTTCACCGTCGCGCCACCGTTTGCGTGCTCGAACAGCTTCGGTGCGCGAGCTGCGTTGCCGACGATGGTGCCGTTGTTGAAGGGGTTGGACATGGTGGTTCTCCTTACGTGAGTGGGTGTGAATTGCCGTGCAATTTGGGTACTTAAGCAGCGGCTTTGCTGCTGCGGGGTGGTTGCGCTGTCGTTACAGCACTGCCCAGGGCAGCGGTGTGCCTGCCGCCTCTAGGTCGCGCAGTTCTTGCGCTGCGCCCGGATCGGCGTCCTCGCCGTCGATGCCGTCGGCGAGCTGGTAGAGCAGTTCCAGGTCGGTGTGGATGAAGTCGCGCATCAGGTGCCTCCTTGTTCGGATTGATGGTCAATCCGTCTGTTGGAGACAGCTCTGCTGTCTAGGGGTCGCTCCCCTGTCTCGTTGAGGTATCTGTCTTCGCAAGCCACGGCCCCGCGAGAAAAAGAAACCCCGTTGCATCGCTGCAACGGGGTGTGTGGTGCTACTCGGTGAACAAGATCGTGCGGGTCTTCTCGGCGCCCTCGCGGACGAGTTCAACCATCCGCTCGCCTTGGCCGATGTCGGTCAGCTTGGCCACCAGCGAGGCGAAGTTCTCCTTCGGCCCGATCTCGGTGGCTCGCTGCGCAGCCACGCCAGCTAGCCCCGGTTGGCCGGTGGCGTGGGCGAGCACGGCAACAGTGGCGGTGAGCTGCGCACGCATCCCCGGCCAGCTGGTCGGGACAGCGCGCATAACCTGCTCTATGAACGCAAGGCCAGCCTGCGGGTCATCGAGCAGTGCCGCAAGCAGCGTGTCTCGCAAGCGCGGCGTGGTGAAGCATTTCAACGCAGACCGAACAGCACGAATGCTCGGCTGGGTCATCCCCGCCGCCTGCTCATACTCACGCTGCAGCATGTCGGAGAACATGGGCGGGACATACGCCAGCGCGTCTTCGATGATGTCGGCGTGCTCGGCAGCGTCGATGCCGTGATCGGTGCTGTTCAACCGTGCCTCGATGTCGTCTTTGCTCGGCTCCGGCAGCTCGCCGGTGTGCTCTAGCATCTGCTTAAGCGCCGCCGATGCGGCGACCTCGCCGACAACACCGTGGCGCGGCTCGTCAATGAACGGATGCTGGTACACAGACCACCACGCAGCCCCGGTGACGATCTCGGGCAACTGCACCACCCCGAGCAGCGGCGGTAGGTGCACTGCCCCGCTGGTGAGGTACGTGGCCGTCTCGTCGAAGACCGGCTGTGCAATGTCATCGCTGATCATGTACGCGATAACAGCGTCGAGTTCCAGGTGGTTGACCCACGCTGCGAACCGCTCGCGGCTGTCGGTGAGCTTCTCCACGGCCTCGTCCAGGTCGAACCGTGCGACCGGGCCGAGGCGGACGGTGTCGACGCCCTCGTCGTCGACGAAGAACGCGAGGATCAGCGAGTTGTTCGGGTAAAACCCGAGGATGCCGGGGAGGTTCGCGAGGATCTCGCCGTGAGATGCAAGCGTGTGGGAATGAGTGGACATGGCAGTGCTCCTTTGCACGAATACGGGGTGTACACGGTCAATCCCGTATTCGGTCCGGCTCTGCCGGTCGCAGGCGTATCCCAGCAGTGCAGTGCCTTTGTGCGCTGGGCGTCGCTAGCGCAGCCTGATGCCTTCTCGCCGGGTGCGAGCGCTAGCGACGCAGCCTGTGCCTAAGCGTCGGCTTCGATGCGCTTGAGAGCGCGATAGATCGTCGGCCGCGAGACGTTGAGTGTCCTGGCTACTGCGCTGACGGACTTGCCGCCCTCAATAAGCTTTCTCCCGAACGCCACGGTTGAGCAGTCTCACCCCCCGAGATAGGCAGACCCCCCGAACTGCCGGCTCCCGTGGCGTTCCTTCGTTGCCGCCGACCTCGCAATCACTAAGCAATGCCCCGAAAACCTGCGCCGCTTCGTTGGAGCGTCGCAGTTCCGTTTGGTGCAGGATTTTGACCCTAGTGCACCAGCTAGTGCACCAAATGGTGATCCGCTCACAAAATGAAGAAGGCCCCTACCAGCATTTGCACTGGTAGGGGCCTTATCTTAGTAGCGGGGGCTGGATTCGAACCAACGACCTCTGGGTTATGAGCCCAGCGAGCTACCGAGCTGCTCCACCCCGCGTCGGGCGACTTCTCGCCTGCTGCCGTGATCGGCAACGGCGTTAACTATACGCACGGGGACATGAAAGACCAAATCCCCTGGTCCCGCGGTTGCGGGCCAGAGGATTGTTCACCCGGTGTTCACCGTGTTTCTACCGCGCTACTGGAGCTTCTGGTAGTTCTCCACGGCGCGGTCGAGCTTGTCCAGGGCGCGGCCGTATTCCTCGAAGGAGCCGTCACGGGCGCCTTCGATGCCGCGGAGTGCGTCGTCGATCTCCTTGAGGGCGCCGTCCTTGTCGCCGGCGGGAGCGCCCGTGGAGCCCTCGGCCTTGTTCTCCTCAGCCGACTGCTCCCCGTCCTTAGGCTCGGCCGCAGGGTCGGGCACGCCTTCGCCGGCGATGCTGATGTCCTGGGCTTCCTTGGCATCAATGCCCACCTGGCTCAGAGCCTGGGAGACGGTCGGGGCGTAGCCGACGCGGTCCTTGTAGAAGACGAGCACGCGCAGCAGCTTCGGGAAGGCGGAGGCCTGGTCCTTGCGCTGCGAGTAGATCGGCTCGACGTAGAGGATCTCGCCGTTGCCGACAGGCAGGGTGAGCAGGTTGCCGTTTTTCAGGTCGTTGGAGCCCTCCCACAGGGTGCGGTCACGGGCGACCTGGTCGGAGGACATCAGGGCATCCTGGGCCTGCTTCGGGCCGCGGGTCTGCGTGTTCGTCGGCAGGACGCGGACGGTGATGTGGCCGTAGTTGTCCGCGTCCGACGAGACAGCCATGTGGGCGGAGAGGAACTCGCGGTCCAGGCCGCGGTACGGGGTGATCAGCTGGAAGGACGGGTTCTTCGTCTTCGGGTCAGCTGCAACCACGTAGTACGGCGGCTGGTTCAGCTCGTTGCGGCCCTCCGGCGCCGTGGGGTCGTTCGGGACGGACCAG encodes:
- a CDS encoding 2,3-butanediol dehydrogenase — encoded protein: MRAVRYHGQKDIRVEEIDAPAAGPGEVLIDIAWCGICGTDLHEYLDGPIFVPDKGNPHPVTGEEMPVTLGHEFSGVVSALGEGVDDLQVGQHVVVEPYVLPDDVDPKKPGPYNLHPDVNFIGLAGGGGGLSEQVAVQRRWVHPIDKGIPLDEAALIEPLSVAHHAFVASCAKEGDVALIGGAGPIGLLTAAVAKAYGCTVVISELSELRRQKAVEAGVADHTVDPSSQDLKEAIQKITDGNGADVAFECTSVNVVLDQLVDCLKLQGTLVVVSIWSKKAELDIHALVMKELTLRGIIGYAHDHPETIKLLESGKVDLRPFITSKIGFDGVVDEGFDTLINHNETAVKILVSPEL
- a CDS encoding IS481 family transposase, whose protein sequence is MNSPNRNLAIVKAVRDQGEPVIKVAKRFGISRQRVYKILAEFDAGGAEAIAPKSRAPHTHPNAVPDSLRNYIIDMRKELTKAGLDAGPDTIAFHLDRQGLRTPSTSTIRRIITDAGLVDPQPQKKPRSSYIRFEAAMPNECWQADITYLFLIDGRRVEVLDFIDDHSRYLLSITARPAFTGPAVAAELQRLIDTYGPPASTLTDNGLVFTARLAGRKGGRNAFEKVLTDNCIQQKNGRPGHPQTQGKIERFHQTLKRWINAQPPAETIPHLQRQLNEFAAYYNTERPHRSLGRRTPQQAYTTGPKAEPNHTPEEEWRVRNDVVAPSGKVTIRYAGRLYSLGIGRAYYGEEVLMVITDNHITTSLKETGEPIAEHYIDTSRNYQKAYWRKGQPPLT
- a CDS encoding site-specific integrase; translated protein: MAWWKGTSLPQRHAGFSVSTTRGSGPGLRISEALALTREDATVTQDSLAVTVQAEHSKTHRGRTVPMLDARCEKFWLERIKTIGPGDPLLPAPGGKHSHWRTDNTVKACAALYKDIGVQLEDPAVSSMRSHAWRTVLNNRAIARGVPAEIRSAFFGHTEVMNARNYTDLTDVSAMQSVLAGGALDGALEG
- a CDS encoding helix-turn-helix transcriptional regulator, encoding MNLVSSNYACDCSVVTEQFRVHTGDMVARVFPEAVPDISTVASALADSSRAAMCAALMDGRAWTVGELGRYAGLARSTASEHVDVLVTHGLVHDIRQGRHRYIRLAGEDIARVVESLGVVARSPLPTPHSLSASRANANLREGRTCYQHLAGKLGVRLAEQLEEHEFIDSHCQVTNQGHRLFMQWGVPPKMLDTGRSCMDSTERRFHLAGPLGTGICKTLLDKEWLSRRGRTRAVRLTPAGRAALNDAGISLN
- a CDS encoding MFS transporter; amino-acid sequence: MTAHRRTALVATLLGFFIVMLDTTIVNVALAEIGTDLDMTVGSLQWVVDAYTLVFAAFLLTAGAACDRLGARRVYLAGLVVFAVLSAVCALAPTGGFLVAGRAVQGVGAAAIVPGSLALLSAVYDDPKERARAIGLWGGAGGVAAAIGPVLGGALVSTIGWRAVFWVNLPIVAIGCLLTLWAIPALTGSRARRVDLPGQVLSVLTLVAVTYAVITAGEHGWSPWQVAVLIAGGVFLALFIIAERRHPDPMLPMALFTRARFSVAAMVGLALNISFFGQLFVLSLFFQQYLGYEPWLAGLALAPQACSAVVASPLGGRAVARWGAFPTMLTGLVVGTIGFSSLVLLTAETPYVVVAVLTFTAGFGMAFAMPAATSAAVASAPPEHVGIAGGVINAARQTGSVVGVAVLGEMVASGAFLTGFHTAVAVAGGVFGAAALVVAATIISHLQEPVTPEV
- a CDS encoding TetR/AcrR family transcriptional regulator, with protein sequence MGRPRTFDEATVLDAAAAQFRVRGFADTSTEQLCAAAGVRRSSLYNAFDSKDELFVRALERYVEVTGESQEAVLADAELDGFARVSGVLNLMIAEEYEASTEGHAAGCMVVTTRMTPDRGSQDPRVARILDRALGRQLAMLEHAVRAGRFDGSLRPDLDARDTALLVVTLISGIRVMAQAGSAPEELRRIVALGLSALTP
- a CDS encoding MFS transporter, with translation MKKYLYVLMLTIMVVVMSEFQTAGMMPQIAADLGVSTGQVGTVVTLYALGMALGGPLLVYLLRHRPPKASLLIVIGTYAALEVLVPLIHEFWWLALLRVLTGCLSGAAYGIAVSYSARLAPSPEKIGEAVSIVLGGIMIGTVIGLPLSHFLAARWGWQSSFYILGIAAFAVFLISLLTLPAPEAATQEAAAQDLRKLRSPKLWSRYLVSLLTIGAAFAGFSYFTPLLEQNAGFATNTTTLILLAYGIVSFIGNLIVGKFADQHAIGILRIGHTLLFISLALLGAFSNAQPLVLAMVLIVGVAGVPMNPALVARVAEIGGTGNMVSTVHTSLITMGVALGSAIGALAIGRAGDDPSAAMWIGAAFAVLATLTLATQARGRRQPLRPPHATETVDCV